The Octopus bimaculoides isolate UCB-OBI-ISO-001 chromosome 1, ASM119413v2, whole genome shotgun sequence genome contains the following window.
tgctaaatgatgaggatgacgtgTTCAATGATTAAAGTCTGGTTAAATGTTTCCGTATAGTGAGGAATAACATGTAAACTTAACAATTACCATCAACATTTTAatgttcaccagtcctcagtcaaatcgtccaacccatactagcatggaaagcggacgttaaacgatgatgatgactgccttgaattgaactcggaatcttggggttagtagtaaAACGCTCTTAACCATATGCCCGTAGGtgcagtggttaagagcacaggctactaaccccaagattctgagtttgattccaagcagtgacctgaacaacaacatcgaaaaataccttaggaacgagaacccaagttcgaaatttccccaagacacctgatgaaatcgaaatgtgttaacaacaaacaagatgaggacaaatatccgtcaaatgtaaataattcctcatctcttaaatatagaacaggagCAGTTTGTTAAAAGGGAATTAGTTTTATCATTTTCtcaaaaagacaatgaaatatcaacgaaaaatatagaagaaaaactgTGTAAAACTGACCTTGATTCTGTCATCATGGCTGCAGCTTGAACCAACAACTGAGTCTGGTGGTCACTGTTATATGCCCGAGCATAAGCAACATTGTCTAAAACATCACTACCAGATAGTCCATATCTGCatgaacaacaaaatcaaaagtttGTTTGGATCTCAGTGAAATATACAATAGTtggtggcataaaagatgcagaAGTACATTAGACATGTTTTTAGTACATTAAAGCTTATAGCAGCAATGGGGGAATAAATAGTTACCTGTCTGCTACAGCCAGGAGTCGTTCAGGACGGAATGTTCCTTCTGTATCAACATAGAGAGCTTTTCCTTCACCACCACCCATGTCCACAGGTAGCTGCCAATACAAGAAATGACGAAATGGTCAGTTAATGTTTTCACCTACACAAAGTTGCTGGACATAAAAGTAATGGCCACTATACAagcactttttcttttattgttgggctcaattaatcatcatcatcatcgtttaacattcgctttccatgctagcatgggttggacgatttgactgaggactggtgaaccagatggctacaccaggctccaatctgatttggcagagtttctacagctggatgcccttcctaacgccaaccactcagagagtgtagtgggtgcttttacgtgccaccggcacgaaggccagtcaggaggtactggaaacggccatgctcgaaatggtgtattttacgtgccacctgcacaggagccagtccagcggtactggcgaAACAGCGAAAACattgatgatatatcatcattgtttaatgtctgcttttctttgctgtcatgaGTTGGGTGGGTTTACTATGCATTACATTAAAAATGTGAAGGATACCAGTGCCTTAAGTGGCTGTTCTGGTATACAAAAACCAGGGGGTATTTATCCAGATGAAGAGGCTACAGATCTACAACTCGGAGATGAGTTAACACTGACAAAGACTAATTAAAAATGTGTCAGGTTAGAGATCTGCTATTGGGGTAAACCAGTACAACCTGTGCACAACAATTCTGCTAAGCTTGCTTGTTAAGGAAGGTAATTAGAAGACATAAAGACTTGTGAAGAAGGGCGGATAACTCAGGAGAATCAACAGCCATCCAATACTGAAGAAGTGCTCTGTAACAAAATCTCAATTGCACAAAGAGGCGTCACACTGTCAACATTTCCTGGAAGAGATAATGGGGATACGCTGCGCTTGAGAAGACATATCCATTTCAGCACCGCTGAGGTCTGTCAAGCCTCCCCTCTCAACCGATCTTCTAACACTCATCTCTTCATCAATCTCCTAACTGTGGTACTACTTACTCGGGTGCCTCTATACTTCACTTTGTATCCCTTCTACTGTCCCTCATTACCTCCTCTTCCTCAATCCACtgcttcctttctttcactctcacaaACTGATATCCACTGAGTTTGACTCCAATCCCCAATCATCTGTCTGCCCCACTATTTtcacagaccgatagaataagcacctagcttaaagaaagaaagaaaataagtacaggggtcgattcatttgactaaaagttcttcaaggcgatgccccagcatggccgccgtctaatgactgaaacaagtaaaagataaaagatctcaAAGCAGTGATGTCTACATTCTCCAATAAACAAAAGTCCTGTTGTTTTTGCAACTTTGTCATTTTTGATGTGTGAAGATCAGCAAAAACACTACTTTCAAActagtaagggttggtgacagaaagagcgtCCAGCAGATGCTATAAAAACGATATCTGCCTACTCACTCCACTCGCCGTGATATACAACAGAATCCAGAATTTGTTTGGTCGTAtctaaaacagaaatatacaacATGTCCAATACTACTTTACCCACATCATTTATAGAGTTAATGCCTTTGAGGAAGATGTGAACAACCTCCCATCACTTTTCCCCATGAAAAAAATTCCAAACGCATTAGTTAATATCATTTACTTACTTGACATGTCACAGCTAATGTGTGACACAGCTGGGTTTTCCCTGTACGGAACTCACCAAATATTTCTGTGATGGATCCAGTTTCAATACCACCTTaagaaccagaaaaaagaaaaaaccccatGAAGTGTCATGAATATATAGTCACAACTAGAAATCAACAGAATAGATTTTACTTTCTAATGAACTAAAGAAATAGTTTATGAAGGAGTTTCAgtgaattcagaaaaaaaaaaaaaaaaaaaaaaaaaaaaaagactaaaggtatttagtaaaatgactatcattattaaataagtatttggaatataatttaaCGAAAGGTTAAACACTGGTGCTGAGCTGcataaaaagcaaccactacactctgtaatgtggttggcattaggaggggcatccagctgtaagaaacGGCCTAAACAAACTATGAAACATGGTGCAGcacctggccttgccagttctggtcaaactatccaatccatgccagcatggaaaatggaagtttcatgatgatgatgatgatttggagttaaaattatgatgatgatgatcatcatttaacgtccgtttttcatgctagcatgggttggatgatttgactgaggactggtgaaccggatggctgcaccaggctccaatctgatctggcagagtttctacagctggatgccctttctaacgccagtcactcagagagtgtagtgggtgctttttacgtgccatatatatatatatatctatataaaaaaaaaatacatatacatagtggacattaaaatgatgatgataacatgttAACAGAATTATGAAAATTAGTGTAACCTTGCAATAATTTATCCAGTTCTTTGGAACCAGTGGTTACTTGGATAATTTCTGAGCGCTTCTGGTGAAACTCTGTGGCTGTTGTGAAACCCATCGGGACAAGTTTAGTAGCTTCAGTCTAAAaaagaatcaaataatttttagaatTTAACAAGAGAAAAATTAATCGAATAGGAAGGATATTTGGATGTGTGCATGTCAGAAGGCTTGAAACGTTtaaatgtatgttttttatgAAGGTCATGATAAATACCAGAAGGGAATGTTTTTTGGTTAACAAACATAAGAATTTATTCCTTGATCAAATGAGAATGAACAGGTACCACGGAGACAAGTTTTCATGGCAACAGGACGTAGCAAGACAAAAATCCATTCCTTAATACACATCCAGGCTGGACAGCaccggtggcatgttagaaagcattcgagcaaggtcattgccagtgccgctggactggctcctgtgcatgtggcacgtaaaaaacaccatcttgagcatggccattgccagtaccgcctgactggcccacgtgccagtggcatgtaaaagcacccactacactctcgcagtggttggcgttaggaagggcatccagctgtagaaactctgccaaatcagaatggagcctggtgtagccatctggttcgccagtcctcagtcaaatcgtccaacccatgccagcatggaaagcggacgttaaacgatgatgatgataatgattataaatcATTTCCTTAATAACAGTTCTGATTGCATATGCCCACAGGTAAAAAAACAGTCTTACTTGGACAGGGTGGAGGTGGGTGTTATTGACAAATAgtgtaagaattttaaaaacatataccAAAATCTCTTTAAATCTAGTTAGATGAAAACTAgatttagaaagagagaaatcaaGTCTCAAGAGAATAGGTTAAAATCAAGTCTTCAGAGAAGCAATAATCTATATAGcacataaaatattggtttcaaatttaagcacaaggccagcaatttcaggggagggattaAATTGGTTCCACTGACCCAAGTGCTGAACTAGTACGTATTTTATTGATcatgaaagtatgaaaagcaaagtcgacctcagtggaattttatctcagaacacagaaatggacaaaatgctgcaaagcattttaccctgtGTGTGATTCTGCTGGCTTGCCGCCTTCATAATGCATAAACTATTAATAAAATGAGGAGGTATGGAGAATACCCATCACCCAACTTCAATGCTTTATCCATCCATTTTGCTGTCCACTGTTCTTGGGACAGGCACAGAGTCCTCGGGCACTTCCATCATAGGGTCCTATGACAAAAAACTGTCATCAAACTTTCCTACTGGATTCCCAagtatgaccaactgagactatcgCTATCATCTAACCATTTCACTCGTGGTCTACTCCTAGGTCTCCTATTGGTTGGCTGAGGTGAATTCATCCTGTAATTCTTTCCTCTGGTATTCTATTCACATGTCTGCAGGATTTGAGCTGCAACTACTCAATGTGGAGAAATAACTATTCAAACTGGAaagactccctgatctctgagctatgACCCCCTTGTGTAATGTTACTCTGGAGATCCTTTGGAGGAACTCTATTTCCACAGCTTTTATCCATTGTACCCTTTCAGTCATAATCCAAAACTCACAGCCATAGGAGAGGATAGgcacaaaaaaacaaactgaagacAAGTTTGGCTTTTATATCAATCTTTCCTATTCTGTTTGCAATTTacacattttgtaaataataagtctttttttttaacagtaaaagaaagacattttgaaggaaataataaaatgttgaaTTTAGATGTCAATTTATTGATATAATCTTGTTATACTTACCAATATTTTGTCTGCTTTTGCTTCACTAATTCCTTTGATGCTCAGAAGACTTTTCTTAGGAGCAAATGCTACTGACTCAACTGTATAAAAGCCAACTTCTTCTAGTTTCTTACAGTCATTGGCACTGATACCTTGGCCCTGacatacaaacaacaaaagtAGACATTATTAGAGAAATATTGGGGAAAACACAGAAGTTGGaagaatgaaattttttaaagtaCTCATGTTGTTGCTAATTTTGATTCTGGGTTAGCTTTGATCATGATGATTTAGGATCAAAAGCATACTAAAACTGACctccttatcttttttttttagtgggtacaggtgtggctgtgtggtttagaagcttacttctcaatcatgtagtcttgagttcagttccactgcgcagtggatttgatagacagaaactgaaggcggtgagctggcagaaacgttagcacaccgggcgaaatgcatagcggtatttcgtctgccactacgttctgagttcaaattccgccgaggtcgactttgcttctcgtccttttggggtcaataaaattaagtaccagttacgcactgggggtcaatgtaatcgacttaatccctttgtcagtcccctctatgtttagctccatgtgggcaataaagaaataagaaactgaaacaagccaatatatatatatatatatatacccttttagttgtttcagtcatttgactgtggccatgctggagNNNNNNNNNNNNNNNNNNNNNNNNNNNNNNNNNNNNNNNNNNNNNNNNNNNNNNNNNNNNNNNNNNNNNNNNNNNNNNNNNNNNNNNNNNNNNNNNNNNNNNNNNNNNNNNNNNNNNNNNNNNNNNNNNNNNNNNNNNNNNNNNNNNNNNNNNNNNNNNNNNNNNNNNNNNNNNNNNNNNNNNNNNNNNNNNNNNNNNNNNNNNNNNNNNNNNNNNNNNNNNNNNNNNNNNNNNNNNNNNNNNNNNNNNNNNNNNNNNNNNNNNNNNNNNNNNNNNNNNNNNNNNNNNNNNNNNNNNNNNNNNNNNNNNNNNNNNNNNNNNNNNNNNNNNNNNNNNNNNNNNNNNNNNNNNNNNNNNNNNNNNNNNNNNNNNNNNNNNNNNNNNNNNNNNNNNNNNNNNNNNNNNNNNNNNNNNNNNNNNNNNNNNNNNNNNNNNNNNNNNNNNNNNNNNNNNNNNNNNNNNNNNNNNNNNNNNNNNNNNNNNNNNNNNNNNNNNNNNNNNNNNNNNNNNNNNNNNNNNNNNNNNNNNNNNNNNNNNNNNNNNNNNNNNNNNNNNNNNNNNNNNNNNNNNNNNNNNNNNNNNNNNNNNNNNNNNNNNNNNNNNNNNNNNNNNNNNNNNNNNNNNNNNNNNNNNNNNNNNNNNNNNNNNNNNNNNNNNNNNNNNNNNNNNNNNNNNNNNNNNNNNNNNNNNNNNNNNNNNNNNNNNNNNNNNNNNNNNNNNNNNNNNNNNNNNNNNNNNNNNNNNNNNNNNNNNNNNNNNNNNNNNNNNNNNNNNNNNNNNNNNNNNNNNNNNNNNNNNNNNNNNNNNNNcctgagcgtgaccgttgccagtaccgcctgactggccttgtagggttttcgagcgagatcgttgccagtgcccctggactggctcttgtgcgggtggcacataaaagacaccatttcgagcgtggccgttttcgtgcgggtgacacgtaaaagcatccactacactctctgagtggttggcgttaggaagggcatccagctgtagaaactctgccaaattagattggagcctggtgtagccatccggttgcaccagtcctcagtcaaatcgtccaacccatgctagcatggaaagcggacgttaaacgatgatgatgatgatgatatatatataaaaattaaagtaaagattatttgccaatataCTACAGCAGTCCTGGTTGGGatgaatgctactgttgtttaaccccaaacaACAATAGCATTCATCCCCACCAggatattatgttggcaaataatctttactttaaagTACTGTTACTGTATGTCTCTCgttgagatttagaaataataatgtttctatatatgtgtattttcatatatgaattccttacttgaaaaacaagtgagGTTTAGCAGTTAGCAATAGGAAGGGGACCTGGCTGTAATACAATACCACAATATTATATCCATTTAACAtattctagcatggaaaaacaggtgTAAGAGCAAACAAACCAAAAGCTTGTCAAAGTAGTAAAAGACAAAATGTAGATGAGAAAAGAACTACCTCCAATTTTGACAATGGAAGAGGGCCAAATGCTTCTTCAATGGTATCTTCTGATATTTCACCAACACTCTCAGCTTGAGCAGACATTTTcaactaaagacaaaaaaaaaacacacattacaATTATAACACAGATATCATAATCTTCATTCCATATACCATCCAATACTGTGAACATATTTCTGAGATTACCAGACCCACCTGCAACCTCAAAACAAAGCATATGGTTTATAAGAATGTGACAAATTCCCTATTGATGTTACACAGAAACATCAGTGACAGTAGTTATGCGATTATTACATATAACTGCAGTTATGAGATGAACAAATTAATTCTTTTACACAAGACACAAAAGTTGATTTGAAAGCTATTCTCCTTTGTTCCCTGTTACTCAGTTTCTGTGACTTGCTTAAGAACCaagagaagtgaaaaaaaaaagatatcactGTATTAAATtgatcttaaccctttagctttcagattattctgtcaaatgtaatgcttatttattcatattgttctgaattaattatGCTTTATCATGTAGAtttgagattttcatgatgtatttatttctagaatgaaatTATAGGGGAGATgggagaggctggatctggccaatttgaacataaaacaggtagaataatttGGCAGGATATGGCCAGCTTGAATGCTAAGGGTTACTGGACAcgaactcagcttgtgaagacttattggggcaagagaaagcgaaatcgggatggcacctgtacccagcgtcacctttctggcacttgtgcccgtggcatgtgtaaggactttcgagcgagatcgttgccagtgtcgctggactggctcttgtgcaggtagcacgtaaaatacaccattttgaacgtggccgttgccagtaccacctgactggccttcgtgccggtggcacgtaaaagcacccactacactctcggagtggttggcgttaggaagggcatccagctgtagaaactctgctgattggagcctgatgttgccatccagtttcaccagtcctcagtcaaatcgtccaacccatgctagcatcgaaagcggacgttaaacgatgatgatgaattctgtgCAAAACATGGTCAAACATATCTCTTCTTGCACTCTTTAACTGGCtgtctcctttacagcagcacacctatttctattctctttctcattaactctgtctctctcccctggGTAACCgtgtatctcctcttcagcagcacacctgtttctgccctcgttcttgatcactctctctctctcctcttgctCTTCCCTCCGGCTGCATAACCAtctatctcctttacagcagcacacctctTCCTACCTTCTTTCTTGTCAACTCTTCTCTAGCCGGGTAACCAttatctctctgtcacactctaaccattcatcatctgacacaagatcaccccctcccctctcaaagattccttgtcttgcaaagttacttggtgaccctgccaaacggctggtgtcacttaaaaagcatccagttcacattgtaaagtggttggcatttggaagggcatccagctgtaaaaactatgccaaaattgACCTTgcctgtgttggtgccacgtaaaaaaccaTCAGcccactctgtggggtggttggtgttaggaagagcatccagccgaaAAAActtccaaaacagacacagaagaatGGTGCAGGCTTCCACCtggccagcatggaaggaggacattaaacgatgatgatgatgctgttctaGTGTCTGAAAAATGGCAACAGTCTGATGTCTTATATTACTCTCTAgagtagtttttttcttttcctttcattatattgCTTATGTCTTCAATGATTTTCCAACCAGTGCCATAAACTAATTGAGATAGAGATTTGAGAAATTTGATAGTTTTGGGGTTTTGCCCTTATGGGTCTCCTAAGCGACctttatattctattctattctaaaaaaaaaaaacttacttcccaccaaaacagctgttgtgaatttGGAATTccatttgtgttcttttataCATTCACTATATTCTGGGAATCATCCCTGAGTTGGATCTACAGTTTGTATGAATTAggtacctatgtgtatgtatacatttacctatatgtacttatatagcaTCAAGTCAACGAAGGCTTTGTAAGTAAAACTGAGTAGAAACAAACTTTGTGAAGCNNNNNNNNNNNNNNNNNNNNNNNNNNNNNNNNNNNNNNNNNNNNNNNNNNNNNNNNNNNNNNNNNNNNNNNNNNNNNNNNNNNNNNNNNNNNNNNNNNNNNNNNNNNNNNNNNNNNNNNNNNNNNNNNNNNNNNNNNNNNNNNNNNNNNNNNNNNNNNNNNNNNNNNNNNNNNNNNNNNNNNNNNNNNNNNNNNNNNNNNNNNNNNNNNNNNNNNNNNNNNNNNNNNNNNNNNNNNNNNNNNNNNNNNNNNNNNNNNNNNNNNNNNNNNNNNNNNNNNNNNNNNNNNNNNNNNNNNNNNNNNNNNNNNNNNNNNNNNNNNNNNNNNNNNNNNNNNNNNggggggggggggaatgtcaGATCATTTTTTCCACACACACGACTTTATTTCCACCAAATTCCGAAAGTTTAGAGTcttcgaaatttttttttctccacatttGTTTGAAATATCAACATTACGTAATATACattcttgaaaaaaatatatccctgtaaaatttcatttaaaaaagttAAGAAACAAATTCAGGAGAGGCAGGGGAAAGGGTTCAAAACTCCTccctaattaaaaaaaataaaacgttaTCATAATCGTAATGTCTGCCCCCGAAAACACTTtgcaaaaattttattaaaatatatgcatttttcatGAAGTCATGAAAAAACAAATGTGCAAGGTAAGGGGCACTAAACTGTAGTTATGTCAAGCTGATTCTGCATGACGAATTACGTTAAAAGGACAAGCGTTCTGTCAAATACTTCACCTCTTACATTATATTTGTATGAGTAGGCA
Protein-coding sequences here:
- the LOC106873467 gene encoding DNA repair protein RAD51 homolog 1, yielding MSAQAESVGEISEDTIEEAFGPLPLSKLEGQGISANDCKKLEEVGFYTVESVAFAPKKSLLSIKGISEAKADKILTEATKLVPMGFTTATEFHQKRSEIIQVTTGSKELDKLLQGGIETGSITEIFGEFRTGKTQLCHTLAVTCQLPVDMGGGEGKALYVDTEGTFRPERLLAVADRYGLSGSDVLDNVAYARAYNSDHQTQLLVQAAAMMTESRYALLIVDSATALYRTDYSGRGELSARQMHLARFLRTLLRLADEFGVAVVITNQVVAQVDGASMFTSDPKKPIGGNIIAHASTTRLYLRKGRGETRICKIYDSPCLPEAEAMFAINADGIGDAKD